A genome region from Salvia splendens isolate huo1 chromosome 19, SspV2, whole genome shotgun sequence includes the following:
- the LOC121779655 gene encoding ATP-dependent Clp protease proteolytic subunit 2, mitochondrial-like → MMRSLFSRNLINVAKSSTAVAGGLRCYSLVPVVIEHSSRGERAYDIFSRLLKERIICINGPISDDTAHVVVAQLLFLESENPAKPIHMYLNSPGGAVTAGLAIYDTMQYIRSPINTICLGQAASMASLLLAAGAKGERRSLPNATIMIHQPSGGYSGQAKDISIHTKQIIRVWDALNDLYCKHTGQSLEVIQANMDCDYFMTAEEAKEFGIIDEVINERPMSLVADAVANEGKDKGSS, encoded by the exons ATGATGCGAAGCCTCTTCTCCCGAAATCTAATCAATGTCGCCAAATCCTCCACCGCCGTCGCCGGCGGCCTAAGGTGCTATAGCCTGGTGCCCGTGGTGATCGAGCATTCATCGAGAGGGGAACGCGCCTACGACATTTTCTCTCGGCTGCTGAAAGAGCGCATCATTTGCATTAACGGCCCCATCTCCGACGATACCGCCCACGTCGTCGTCGCGCAGCTGCTCTTCCTCGAGTCGGAGAATCCCGCCAAGCCAATTCACATGTACCTGAATTCCCCCGGTGGCGCTGTTACTGCTG GTCTTGCTATCTATGACACGATGCAGTATATCCGGTCTCCCATCAATACTATATGTCTTGGCCAAGCTGCATCAATGGCTTCTCTCCTACTGGCTGCTGGTGCAAAGGGTGAAAGGCGGTCCCTCCCAAATGCTACAATCATGATACATCAGCCTTCTGGCGGCTACAGTGGGCAGGCTAAAGACATAAGTATCCACACCAAGCAAATTATTCGTGTTTGGGATGCATTGAATGATCTCTACTGTAAACACACTGGACAGTCACTTGAAGTAATCCAAGCAAACATGGACTGTGATTATTTCATGACAGCGGAGGAGGCCAAGGAGTTTGGAATAATAGATGAGGTTATAAATGAAAGACCGATGTCACTTGTGGCTGATGCTGTAGCAAACGAGGGGAAAGATAAGGGTTCAAGTTAA
- the LOC121778355 gene encoding transcription factor MYB1R1-like yields the protein MSTSGDSPATATSGVSEIMLFGVRLKVDPMRKSVSMNNLSEYEQVSNASKPEKAKGRGGAAGYASADDAASQAAGGIGDRKRGTPWTEEEHKRFLVGLQKVGKGDWRGISKNYVKTRTPTQVASHAQKYFIRRSNLNCRRRRTSLFDITTDSVAAMPMKEARNRQQIPAQPVARPPSVPRPLTSNANLFSTMNGPVLLPMQGGNPSQNCQDFLANNSSAMFVHRRSPPPTSAMAELSLNQQVPPELSQLSLRLSLSTGSSFPVTPSYKKGDGIVSVA from the exons ATGTCGACCTCCGGAGATTCTCCGGCCACCGCCACGAGCGGCGTTAGCGAGATCATGCTGTTCGGTGTGAGATTGAAGGTCGATCCGATGAGGAAGAGCGTGAGTATGAATAACCTCTCCGAATACGAGCAGGTTAGTAACGCAAGCAAGCCGGAGAAGGCGAAGGGGCGCGGCGGAGCTGCCGGATACGCCTCCGCGGATGACGCAGCGTCTCAGGCGGCCGGAGGTATCGGCGATCGTAAGCGAG GAACTCCATGGACAGAGGAAGAGCACAAGCGATTCCTCGTTGGATTGCAGAAGGTTGGGAAAGGAGATTGGAGAGGAATATCTAAGAATTATGTGAAGACTCGAACGCCGACTCAGGTTGCTAGTCACGCTCAGAAGTACTTCATCCGCCGGAGCAACCTCAATTGCCGGCGCCGCCGTACCAGCCTCTTCGACATCACCACTGACTCG GTTGCTGCAATGCCAATGAAAGAGGCCAGAAACCGGCAACAGATCCCGGCTCAGCCCGTTGCACGGCCACCCTCTGTGCCTCGGCCATTGACATCCAATGCCAATCTATTCTCAACTATGAATGGTCCTGTTCTATTACCAATGCAAGGTGGGAATCCATCACAAAACTGTCAAGATTTCTTAGCAAACAACTCATCAGCCATGTTTGTTCATCGTCGCTCTCCGCCTCCGACCTCAGCCATGGCTGAGCTGAGCTTAAACCAGCAAGTTCCTCCCGAGCTATCTCAATTGTCACTGCGGCTGTCCCTGTCCACGGGTTCATCGTTCCCGGTGACGCCAAGCTACAAAAAGGGAGATGGCATTGTTAGTGTTGCTTGA